In the Silene latifolia isolate original U9 population chromosome 1, ASM4854445v1, whole genome shotgun sequence genome, TTGAGGAGGTTAACACTGATAAACCAAATGAGGGCATTGAAAAAGAGGTTCAGGAAATGAATGAGGAGGCTGGAAAAAGGGATGAGGATACAACAAATGTTGAGAACATACCAAATGTTGAGGAGAGAATTGGAAAAGATGTTGAGAAATATGTTGACAATGTACCAAATGTTGAGGACTTGGATACTAAGAACCCACGCACAGAAGGCAGTGGAATAGAGGTTGGGGAGAAGAATGATGATAAAAGTGTGGAAACTCATATGAAGGAGGTTGTTCCAAATGTTCAGTTGGAAATAACGTGAATGAGGAGCATCAATGACTATTTGTTGCACGCAGACAACATGAAGAAAATACCTGAATCAGCAGATATGGTACCTCTCATAATTTGAGGTGTACTTCGGACTGTGGTTTGCCAGACAAGGATGCTCAACTTGTCTCAGATTCTATGTTCAGACAAAACCATTTATTTGAGACTGTCTTGAAGCGTCGGAAGGATGTCATGGATTATTGCTTCCTTACAGATCATACAATTAAGAAGACGTAAGTTTATTTTTTCAATGTAAGACATTAATTAATCTACTCCATAATAATAATTTGAAACTAATATGCAcattttttttggaaaatggtaCAGAGAGATTGTCTGCGACTTCGGTATTTACCATACCATACCAAAGAGCGATATTGAGTGTTTGTTGCCTAACACTAAAATAGAAGCAGTGGTTATTGAGTCATAGGTAATATTGCTCAATCAGTTCCAAATGGGACAAAAGGACAGCAACAGACTGACAAGGATTTTCTATGGCCTCGCCCACTCGGTATAGAAAACAAAAACTTCATGTGTTCCTCGTGTTTTAAATTACATAGTGTAAAAATGTGTGTCAATAAGACTAATCAATTCTCTTATAAACAACAGGGTGCTATGGAGAAAATCTTACTTGTAAATGAAGAAGATGTTGATGAACTGACAAGACTTAAGGAAGACGTATGGAGGACATGGGATATGTGGTCAAATCAGTATAAACAGCCACTGAATTTGAATTCCGATATGGTAAGAATTTAAAACTACTTTTAGTTGTGATACTGTTAAGTATATTATGTGATATTGTCAGAAGTAAGTATTGATATTGTTCCTTAAATCAGATAAATattttagttgtggtattgtatTATATATTCTGTGATATTATTACTCGTTACTTGTGATATTCTATTATATATTCTGTGAATAACAGTTGTTATTTTCTTTATAATATTTCTataggtgttcatacctttgcTATATCAAGATCACTATATTTGCGTCTGTATTGACTCCAAGAGGGAAAAAATGTTCTACTTGGACAACCGAGAATATGATGATTTCGAAGACGAGGAGCATGTACACCTGGCTCATTTAACTGTAAGTACTATATTAAAAAATAAGAACTAAGGATATAATGCTTTTGTTAGCTAAGATTGAAATTTGATAGTTATTTATTATAAACATATACAGGGGGCTATTTATGGTCACTACCTCAACAGTAAAGGCAATGAAAGTGGGCTAAAAGTATATGACTATGTGCTGGCAAATGTGGCCTTTGATTGGCAAACAAAAGAGTTGAACCTGGATTTTGGATTATTCATGATGTTTCATATGATGTTTTTTGTGGGTGAGGATTTTAAAAGTGAACTGAACAATGAAAAGAAAAGGCAGTTATATAGGGGGGAGATTGCAGCGACGCTTGTCTTGAGTAATTTAAATAAAAGCAGGAGTGAGGTCCTGAGGAAGGTTAGAAACCTTAATGCCATCAAAGGAACACTGTTACCTAAATTGCTGACGAAAAGGAAAGCAGCAAGCAAAAACAAGAGAGGGAAACCTGGGAAAAAGAATGTTAAGACTCCTGTATCAAACATAAAAGGTAATTTTCTTTAGCACTGACTTATTTTCATTATATATACTCATTATGTATTCAATAACAACAATATATATTTTTCTAGCTATGGTAGAAGATGGTTCTGCTAGTGTCGTGGGAAGCGGTAGGAGGGGGAAATCAGATGGCCTTGGAAGCACGTACAACTGTGGTGTAGCAGATGCTAAGTTGGAGGTCGTCTCAAGGTTTATGAAGGCTAACAAATCACTGTGTGCAAAGATGTTGACCATGAGGAAACAAGTGCTTGACTACTTCCTATTAGACGACCGCAGTTTCCCATTAGAGTATGGTTTTTAAAAATCTATGAATATATCAGAACTGCTATTTTTTGTGATACTATTTCTTTAAGGGTATGATATTATTTTTAGAGTAGTGTGATATTATTTGCACTATTTTAATTTGTTTTGTATTAATGTTTGGAGCAGTGAGGTGGTTGCCAAATTCAGTATTGATCAATATCTTGTCAGACACGATATATTATCGttgcttccaaatgtgcacgTCAGTAGCAATGTGATTGAATGTTAGTAGCTAATTCTGAACCAGATTGAGCACACAGAAAAATGTGAAACAAGTTTAATGTTTTTTAGGATTCGACACATGGTAAGCTGTCAATTTAGTTTGATTAAATGTAATAACTCTTTAAAACAAGATAGGACTTTTAACATATATATACACAACAGGAAATAAAAACCGAATGAACTGAAGACAGGGAATTGATTAAAGAAAAGATGTTCGAAGATTGGGACGAATTCATTAGAAGAAACACAGTTCCCTGTAACCTGGAAgcagatctggtttttattccattGGTATggaaagaacattatttctgtgtttgtataaatttcaaaaccgaaaCAGTAGAAGTGCTGGACAACACAGAGTACGCCGACTGGGAGCAAACACAAATACACAAAGTTGCAGATTTAGTGGTATGATTAATtgatatttctttaaattattgGTGTatattaacatttaaataatgGATTTCAGTGTTTGTGATATTATCACTAATGGTTAAGCTTAATATTGTAGGCTGAGCACATGAGTGACTACCTAGCAAAGAAGAATGTTGAAAGAGCGGATGATATAATAACGTTTGATATTATCAACATCAACTTCCCTTGGCAAAAGACAGAGATGAACAATACTGAGTCTAGAAACTTCTTAATGATGCACATGATACGATATGAGGGTGTAATGGTTGAAGCCGACTTGAACCAGAAAGTGTATACGCGATACTACTGGCTAGAAATGGCAGCAGCATTGCTTTTAGCTGACATAAATGAGAACATGACACCTTTGATCGAAAAGGTAAAAGAATTTTCAACTGGAAAGGAGGAACTTTGGAAGACATTAAAGCAAAAGAGGAAGAACAACGAAAATGTGAAGGGAAAGCAGAAAGAGGAAGTACCAAAGGTAGAAGTTCAGACAAAAGAGAAGGATGATGTTATTGACCAGGAGGCAAATAAAGAAGATGTTCCGAAAACAGCAAAGAAGGATTGTACTAAGATACCGATTATTAACACAGAATTGCCAATTCTTCGGCAATCGCCTAGGAAAAGGTAAAAACCAAAGTATTTACAGTTTTTTATACAAAAAGGTAGAAAGCAATTAGGACTGACTATAATTATTGTTGTACAAAAAAAAGGTGTCCTGAAATAATAACTGACTGTTATTATGTATTTGTTTTACAGAGGAGCTGATTCCGGAAAAGATGGTGAAGATGGTAGAAACGAGCCCACAATAACATACAAACGTGGTAGGGTAGAGACCGTTGCAAATCCTAAGAACCGAGGTAGGGGTAGAGGAAGGAATTAGGACTACTAGATTTGTTAGCAGAAAGTTGTAATTAAACTAAATGGAATGTAATGTTAGTAGGACAAGGAATCTAATGGTAAATTTTTATAATGGTAAAGAAGTAGTGATGACTCTTTTGGATCTGATATAACTCTTGGTAAAGTGTGATATTTTTTCAAGTGTGGTGTGATATTGTGCTATAATTACTGTGATATTGCTTCTCAATATCACATAGTTTGGTAAACAACATCACACAGTGGATATGGATTTTTAAATCTTACTTTTCTATTGTTTTTagaatgttgtgatattgttgtgtaCACAGGTTGATATTGTGTTACAAAGACAACAGAAGCATAACaaatgtaaataacaataatgatggTTTTAaaaaatgtgatattgtttattagGAACTGCCAAATTTTAATTTgatgtttgtgatattgtttcacagtTTGTGATATTTGTATACATTGGGTGTGATGTATTTTGACAACACACAAAAAACAAGATGTGAAAATTTTAAAACAAGAGGCATGTAAAGTACTTCTGACGTAGTGATACTGTTTAGAGTAAGATGTGAAATTTTTAAatataaggtgtgatattgtttctcaatatcacaaaaaatacaaaaataagacaACTGAGATGAATAAAATGATCCAATATTATACCCGAGTATATTCTATATAAAATAACGTATAATATATACTCTAATAATGAAGTTTGTGGTGTATATTAATATACTAGTAATAAAGTATGTCGTCTATTTACTGCTGCTATAATTAATGAGCGCCATCAACAATAAATCCTTCGACCGATCAACCATCGTCAGCATCATCCTCATTTGTACTCccctgaaaaatacaaaaataaggtgAAACAGTGATATTGTTTTATATGAGGAGTGATATTATTTCTAATAACGTATGATATTGTTTCTGTCTCGTAACCATTACAAACCATATCATATTCTATTATCCTCAAATAGTGATACTGTTTAGTATAAGGTGTAATATTATTTCTAATAACGTGTGGTATTGTTTCTAAAACTCCCCAGGAAAATATTAAAAAAAGTTGAAACagtgatattgttttatataaggagtgatattatttctaataacataTGATATTGTTTCTGTCTCGTAACCATTACAAACAATATCACATTCTGTTATCCTCAAATAGTGATACTGTTTAGTATAAGGTGtgataatataaaaaataatgtgtgatattgtttctgacTCGTGACCATAGACCATATATAAAGTTTCATACACAGACTTGTCATGGTGAGCATACCTTATTGTCGGCATCAGGTACAAAAGCATTAGGACAGTTACGCTTATCACGGTGAGCCATTTGTTTGCAATTACGGCAAAGACTTTTAGGCTTCTCCACTTTAGCTATGCATTGTTgctttttggagatcattttctTCCCACTACCCTTGTTCTTTGCCTGACGAGGTGGTAGAATCCTCACCTCAGTTGAGGAACTGCATCCAAGAAGCATCTCCAACTCCTGCTCTTCGGTCATTAACTCTGATTGCGGATTGAGTTTCACCCTAAATTGCTTCAATGTGTCAACAAGATCAGTGATCTCATTGGTAGGCACATTCTTGAGCACACTGATAGTCGCGTAGAACTCTGACCATAACTTGCACATCTCCAGCTTTTTTAAGTCAGTGGCATTAAAGTCATCCATTAACTCACCATGTAGACCATAAAGAGAGATCTTGTGTGCATTCTTGGTCCACCGTATACGGATATAATTATCAGGCAAAGTGTGTACTTGTTTCCCAGAGTAAACCCAGATAATGTGTCTACAAATAATACCCTTTCTGTTGAATAACTTGCAAGAACATTCAGCATCATTGGTTGTAGAATTGTAGACGACTTGACAGGTCTTCTGCGTTCTAGCAGTGGTTATACCAATTACCTCTATACCGTTGGCAGGTGGTGTGAAGCACCCAACACTAAGAGAACAAATAGAAGCAGTAGCTTCTAGTTGAAAATCTGCGAAAGCAGAATGTGTATAAACCTTGGAAGCATGAGCTCCCAACTTAAGAGAAGTTGATAATTGTGGAAAAGtactgatgcctgtcgttgtgtgcaccaaagataaatttataatccaaactactactatagctagtggcagtcagggtcgaaccacagagaggcgatgcaattaatagttgtcttatTTAAGTCTagggtaacaaatgtgggggtgaTTTGATTTGTTCTATAACTAAATGCAATAAATGGAAAGTAAACTAGGCTAAAAGATGAAATCGagtattaaaagggtgctaagatggtcggttcactatagtttcgacggcagtatactaggtaggtctaaaacaatcacgtgagacgggaaaataagaagtcttctcggtccattcttaacgggtagcatctttcgatctcgctacgggtccgtaatatcactaatgctaactttcctcctgaaaagtgactttaaaagcctaaattaacttatctctcgatcttattaatttagtcgtcttaattaggtagtctatttcccttccctatctctcgatcttattggGCCGGtaaattcctaaacattcaactagtcgcgtgcactcgattcgtcaaatatagcaattaaattaattaaaacgaaggtaatctcacgggagtcggtcgatcgaccaagtaggccggtcggtcgaccatggcgcgatttcaggtcactattctactgccgcctacttctacagattccctacatcctagcacagggtatttagctactcatgtttgcgataaaaacaacaacaagattaacgaataaagatactgaattcatggttaaattaattaaatgtacaattaacataaaatgataatCGGCTTTGGGAATTCTACCTAGCAATTCTATGCtacgaatgaaagcaataaaattgaATATTAGAACAGGAGAATACCGTATAAAGGAATTGCataggaaagatcaaaaccgaatgcgaaaagaaactttattaatgaaagaacaaCTAGACTAATGACTATCGAATTGTATCTTAAGAACTTAATAATAAAACTAGATGAAAgcttgatgattattctgaaaactaaggttacgttatatagaaatattacgcaactcttattcctaaacctaattacaatgggctttggaaatctcgttctattaattcacgtcagaattaacggcctggtcgatcgaccactgtgaccggtcgatcgactggaatacgctgaacagtagcttctgtaactcgtgctctggtcgatcgaccactatagctggtagtccgcttctaattcttcataaagttgtctttcaggcctcgaaatgcgcaccaagttcgtttcttgagtaaatatttcatgtcaaatgcaacgcaaggtactcggggacggatttagcttgatttccgctggattcttcacatttctgcaataatgtacaaaaacacgaaagtagacggaaatagggaaaatagtagcataaactacataaatgagctctgaaatgcgtgtgaaaaagggtgtaaaacatcatatttaggacacgcatcaaacttccccaaaccaaacccttgcttgtccccaagcaagaacaagactcgatcctaaaacctagtggaacgagttcaatctcagagcgaaatgcaacatgtaaagcctgtaccaatttaatgcaacatcTAACagtcaattagcaatgtgaatcgtgcaaacgagttatgtagtcattAAAAACTGATGAACCGTTAACTATATAGACTTATCATTatagactctcacgggtcgctcatatcacacataagcacaggtgaatatatgtaatatagaaagaagtaaatgtaatgacgctcacctaactacgacctataagaacatgcctgcaatataatatgaaaataatctctacaaccgtacatatgcattccaaccaaacagatgaccatgacacgtGCCGAAGTAAATATGTATATGTGAGGTATGGACAggaagggctaagataaatttggataaaaacagagttaaaagccaagctagtaactaagggaaccaaattataataACATCcaaacttcttgctcaagattaaatcaaaacggtgctaacagtaagcacaaatctcaccatctccataattaatcaactccccataagataaaattataacatgggagcaaaaatcgccatttaataaagactttgaattatgcgatttgattTCCTTCTcttctcgggctgcagtcgatcgaccaatgagtccagtcgaccgaccatagatcgaacttatttttcttttttttctctttttctttttcaattctatttttttttctttctttctttccttatCCTTTTTCATCtccccaacatcatctcaaaacgagcaatataaccaaaatgcaatGAATACATTCCCACAAAAACCaatactagctcggataaggtaggctaaatatagtaagtagcttatgggacaaaaaggcaattttggttatgtgaggtttatgggtaaaatgagaaaaggggtgacctctaccacatgtgtcaacataccacaaaccgaatgcatacaggtattaagcagatcaagttcatatttatgtaacatgtctcataaggagtaactactcacaatcctagataaaccggtcatagatgacaccagttataagctctaaacctcagaaaatgatgtagtttgccaaaaaaatctaagtcaagtctcaagattcagcaagacattcaacgaaaactcgtagactatgcatatatgattctactaataacatgtcaattagcaaggcttaggcataaaacagctgcaaatgcaatgtcatcattgaaatactaccgttccgactcaacctatatgctaaaataaacgtgcatttttcgAATTATGgaaattttatcaattttttgtatatataagggaaatgaaataaacaacaatgcttttgtatatataagggaaatgaaataaacaacaatgcaagacaagaATGTGaatgtgaatgcaaaacagaatgaatgcaaagcaaaacccttccccaaactaaatcacacaatgtccccattgtgcaaaatcatgtaatgaaataaaaaggaaaacgggaatttgcgagaaaattaattaaaaatgacatgaagttgactcggaaactcacaagacttaagcgcagcaaaaggaaacctccccaaaccagcttgagctaggaggtttcaatagccagcagtgctaccaataagtacctaaaaagaaacaaaagtaccgcgtgtaatccgagaaaacaatgttgaagcgcaaaattatgtataaaataaaggaacggaagaaaacagaaatgagtcggaaagtaaagtggagaaaatactccctcaactccgcaaatcgaccaaacacagcaggggaatgatcgaaaacaggtacatcagcgctgggcggtcgatcgaccacatcacccagtcgatcgaccaaagtgaacaggaacagaagctcctggaatttgcagctcagtcgaccgaccatagggggcagtcgatcgactggaaaacctgctgtaagttctgattttcttcgaattagttCAATAAATTGAGCCAAAATGGTCGATAAACCtacaaatacacataataacgcgcccaaaattgcgcaaaacccaaagtaacagtcgaaagtatttaaaatcctaagcaaacttaaataaagcgaagtctcgcgcacacaaaaacaataaatagaaagtttaacgaaagcaataaagtgaatgtttttgaaaaagtcttaatcaactaatagttgatcaagaatgaccacaggatggcccacttgctcggcttctggctacaagaggtagcctctacagtgctcatcttctcagctgcactcttctcaactccaacatccgcagaactcaacggatcaacatctctaacatcttcccaatcaatgacctcgtctggctcatcagaatccaaatcggactacgtcactttgactggctcctcatcaggcttctcatcagtgccatagctaagacatcctagaccgcctctttgaacgattggctccctcacaactggagcaacatgcggctcttccttccccaaaccatttcctgcaatatccaaaacagaagatttttcctccaatttgctcccaatctggggcagaggtgttatagcagaaataggAATAGGGGTAGgaatatcaggaagcacaaaataagatttcttttcagaaaccgtattactaGTGAttggccacataggatctttcttcttagctgtctgggcaaagacaatggaatgtttccctactttaaaggtcaatgtctctgagccaacatcaataattgcaccagcagtgtgcaaaaatggtctacccagaatgataggtatgtgagcatcttcgggcatatcaagcacaacgaagtcaacagggaaaaagaacttccctatttgcacaggaatgtcctctaagactctcataggctggaccgcagaactatcagtcatctgtactgtcatgtttgtaactgcaaacctagtcaatttcaatttcctaGCAAGACTtaaaggcattacactaatactggctcctaggtcacacaaggccttctcaatagaaaaggtgccaatattacatgggactgaaaaactacctgggtcttctagcttatgaggtgcagtatgggtcaaataagaacatgactcctcagttagtgcgacagattgcacagtttcaagtgacttctttttagacaaaagttgcttcataaatttcatgtaagcaggcacttgattaactaattcaagaaaagaaacttgtacatttaagctacgaataacatcttcaaatttattaaatgatacctgttcctttgtcggcaccaatctctcttgataaggggctgaaagaagcaacttggccctctcctctaagtctctcattccggcatcggtggacttaggctgaaaattcactaccttctccttgttgtagcttgacccttcttcagaccatctcaaaaatgaaccattaatcgtcatcgggtcgtactttggaaccgggactgacccatcagcatttgggtcttgccttaatattttcggagtagtcgtaccccgaaacaagtggtccctcaagttatttggcattggaggacgaaaagactcaccatcagcagcagtcgatcgaccatgcatgtcaGTCGATTGACCGACTTCTACAGAACGATGAGTGTGTGTCGCGGATGGTTGATCGACTAgatatgtcgatcgatcgaccgacatacccgccgatcgtctttttcttgctattattaAATTCTgaccttcttcttacttggttccgcctcatcttttccagtagcttcctcgaccatagcgggcccatcaagggtagacccactcctcaaagtaatggcattaagggtctctttttgatccgtctgcgacggtaaatgtcccggagctcgagttgcactcttgctagccaattgagcaatttgactctcaaacattttcatcccggcctctctagcttgagactctttcagcaacaaatttttcaactcggcaaaatcggagccatgagactgctgctgctgtgggacatacagaggcttttgatatggttgctgctgcttatgagggggcacataattttgctgctgtggaggtggagtcagagtttggacattttggctactccaccttaagtttggatggacattcggctcaaaataagtgtttgcttgcctataatgttgaaaagcagcacaagactcatagggactCCTGCAGTTGTCcgcaacatgtccttctcctccacatctcttgcagacgaaaggaccatctgaaacagcattcacatgatagatccctccttttgaaactcctcccaactcgtacttatcaaatcttgtcgtaagagcctctaatgcagctacagaaggggattcagcacttctcctttgatttcccctggaatttccatactcagctttatgggtggccaaatcatcaataattttccaccccttagtttctccaacattctcctggaatctaccattagctgccgcatccaggatagccctctgatcgtcataaaggccattatagaattgattgcacagactccatttctcgaacccatggagcggaatagttcgcaccaacatcttgaaacggacccacgcctcaagaaaattctcatcaggaccctgtttaaagctcgtgatctaagctctaatggcatttgtcttcgaggtagagaaatatttcttgtagaatgctagggccagcgattTCCAATCAGTGACCCCGTTAGCaactcgatccaggtctcggtaccactcccttacagcatcacgaagagagaatatgaacatcgtctccttcacctggtcatGGGTCAccccggttggtgggggtatggaacagcagtagtcaatgaacgtctccatatgtttggctgcatcttcatttgcagctcccccaaattggttcctctcaacctagttgatataagacggtttcagctcgaattttctatccgtccctggtaaagcgaatcccttatagagattctcagctgtcggctcagagtgactggctatgctagcttcttcagccatatctggagatgtgacggtctcagctgaagaagtgga is a window encoding:
- the LOC141588653 gene encoding protein FAR1-RELATED SEQUENCE 9-like; amino-acid sequence: MQKLTHKVRPAISKETDFVSRLNAIVWDAELEPLKFEEKWSQLVNEHNLEEIRTTQRSESQNNFFKCFENAHGTLVEFWMRFQNVIDVQRHTQKQLDRDDDCISTFPQLSTSLKLGAHASKVYTHSAFADFQLEATASICSLSVGCFTPPANGIEVIGITTARTQKTCQVVYNSTTNDAECSCKLFNRKGIICRHIIWVYSGKQVHTLPDNYIRIRWTKNAHKISLYGLHGELMDDFNATDLKKLEMCKLWSEFYATISVLKNVPTNEITDLVDTLKQFRVKLNPQSELMTEEQELEMLLGCSSSTEVRILPPRQAKNKGSGKKMISKKQQCIAKVEKPKSLCRNCKQMAHRDKRNCPNAFVPDADNKGSTNEDDADDG